TGATGCTGATACAAATCTCGGTGCTTTAGTTTCTAAACCACATTTAGAAAAAGTAAAATCGTATATAGATATTGCTGAAAAAGAAGGTGGGAAGATTTTATTTGGAGGAAAAAAAGTGACTGTATTAGGGAGTGAAAATGGATATTATTTACAACCTACTGTAATTGAAATTCAGGATAATTCATGTAAATTAAATCAAGAAGAAATATTTGGTCCCGTAGTTACAATCATGCCTTTTAAAACAGAAGAAGAAGTATTAGAGTATGCTAATGATGTAAGTTACGGTTTATCAGCTACACTATGGACGAACAATTTAAATAGAACGATGCGAATGACTCAAGAATTGCAAGCTGGAATTGTTTGGGTAAATACTTGGTTGCTTCGTGATTTAAGAACTCCATTTGGAGGTGTAAAAGCAAGTGGAGTGGGAAGAGAAGGAGGTTTTGAAGCTTTACGTTTTTTTACTGAACCAAAAAATATATGTATAAAATATTAAACAACTAAAATGGATTTAAGAATTCAAAATAAAAACGCCTTAGTTTGCGGTAGTACTCAAGGAATTGGAAAAGCATCTGCAATTGCTTTAGCTGAAGAAGGAGTTAGTGTAACTTTAGTAGCGCGTAATGAAGAAAAGTTAAAAGCAGTACTTAAAGAAATTAATGAAAAATGTCAGTTCGAGCGCAGTCGAGAACATAATTATATCGTAGCTGATTTTTCAAATCCACAAGAATTAAAAGAGAAAATAGAAGCTTCATCTTTAAATTTTCATATTCTAATAAATAATACAGGCGGACCAGCAGGCGGACCAGTTTTTAATGCGCAGATCGATGAGTTTGAACGCGCATTTACAATGCATTTAAAGTGTAATCATGTGTTAGTTCAAGCTCTAGTCCCCTTTATGAAAGAAGAAGGTTACGGAAGAGTGATTAATGTAATTTCTACTTCAGTAAAACAACCTTTAGATGGTTTAGGTGTTTCAAATACCATTCGTGGAGCTGTAGCAAATTGGTCAAAAACAATGGCGAATGAATTAGGCCAATTCGGCATTACAGTCAATAATGTGTTACCTGGAGCAACAGCAACAGAACGATTAAATGAAATTATAAATAATAAAGCTAAGAAAACAGGTACATCTGTAGATAAAGTTATTGAAACTATGAAAAATGCAGCACCAGCTAAACGTTTTGCCCAACCAGAAGAAGTTGCTAATGCAATTGTTTTTTTAGCTAGCGATCGAGCTAGTTACATCAACGGAATTAATGTTCCTGTTGATGGTGGACGAACAAAAAGTCTATAAGTTTTTACTTGTAATTTACGTTTGTACTAGTTTTAGTTACTTATGTGACTGTTAAGGTTACGTTTAAGTCAAATTTAAAAAAGGAGTATGTATTTTTTGTAGATTTGATTATCAAAAGTTTTCACTAATCAAAATTTACATTTTATGAATCGTAGAAGATTTATTACCTCTAGCATCATGGGTGCTGGCTTAGTCGCTGTATGCCCTAGTTTTGCCTTATCAAATACTAACACAAGTCATTTTTCTAAATTCAAATATTTAATGAATAAGGGAAAATATATCTCTGTAGCAAATTTATCTAAAGGAATTCAAGATACCTTTAATAGCTTAACTACATCATTAAAGAATTCAGATTATGAATATAGTAAAACTCAAATTATAAAGCTGAATAGCACTTCCTACGCGGTACCTTTAGTTAAAAAGAGTCTTTTAAGTTCACCAAAAAATGAAATGGCTTTAATAGTAGGAAATACATTCAAAAGCAAATTTTATATATTGAATGAGTATCAAACTAGTGAGTTTAATTTGTTGATTAATAATTACGAAAATAATCTTAAAGCAAATAAAATTACCAATTTGAGTGTGTCTGAATTCGCTTTTCCTGTATCCATAGTAAAAGAATCTAAAGGAAAAGAAAATCTATTGGCTTACAAAAATTTGTTAAATAATGAGATTACCATATCTAGCTTAGGTAAAAAGTCAAAAGCAGTGATTAGTTAGTTTAAAAAGAAATTATTATTTCTAAATTT
This genomic stretch from Tenacibaculum jejuense harbors:
- a CDS encoding SDR family oxidoreductase, whose protein sequence is MDLRIQNKNALVCGSTQGIGKASAIALAEEGVSVTLVARNEEKLKAVLKEINEKCQFERSREHNYIVADFSNPQELKEKIEASSLNFHILINNTGGPAGGPVFNAQIDEFERAFTMHLKCNHVLVQALVPFMKEEGYGRVINVISTSVKQPLDGLGVSNTIRGAVANWSKTMANELGQFGITVNNVLPGATATERLNEIINNKAKKTGTSVDKVIETMKNAAPAKRFAQPEEVANAIVFLASDRASYINGINVPVDGGRTKSL